A stretch of Haloferax sp. Atlit-12N DNA encodes these proteins:
- a CDS encoding alpha/beta fold hydrolase, which yields MDLDYGMLGGRRPYYRFGDADADPLVVLPGLSDAFQRTDPNRATAAALAGLFREFDDRDVWVVGRPRHLPVGSTTRDIAAGYAGVIDEQDLWPADVIGVSMGGLVAQYLAADYGDYVDSLAVVSAGTRLGGHGENVVTRWRSLAGKGRWAEVVADAEREAATGLEATVAPSLIEAAGRVVDFRPAVPADAVVSCTACLEHDSREILGDIDAPTLVAAGKSDRLFPEPRIRELKDGVADATLALFSGAGHNLATSEPRTLNGVIRRYFDGFRGDGLYP from the coding sequence ATGGACCTCGACTACGGCATGCTCGGCGGCCGGCGGCCCTACTACCGCTTCGGCGACGCCGACGCCGACCCGCTCGTGGTGCTTCCCGGCCTCTCCGACGCCTTCCAGCGCACTGACCCGAACCGCGCGACTGCGGCGGCGCTCGCCGGACTGTTCCGCGAGTTCGACGACCGCGACGTGTGGGTGGTCGGCCGACCGCGACACCTCCCGGTCGGTTCGACCACGCGCGACATCGCAGCGGGCTACGCCGGCGTCATCGACGAACAGGACCTGTGGCCGGCCGACGTTATCGGCGTCTCGATGGGCGGCCTCGTCGCCCAGTATCTCGCCGCCGACTACGGCGACTACGTGGACTCGCTGGCCGTCGTCTCCGCCGGGACGCGACTCGGCGGCCACGGCGAGAACGTCGTGACGCGCTGGCGCTCGCTGGCGGGCAAGGGTCGCTGGGCCGAGGTCGTCGCCGACGCGGAGCGGGAGGCGGCGACGGGGCTCGAAGCGACCGTCGCCCCGTCACTCATCGAGGCGGCCGGCCGAGTCGTCGACTTCCGGCCCGCCGTCCCCGCCGACGCCGTCGTCTCCTGTACGGCCTGTCTCGAACACGACTCCCGAGAGATACTCGGCGACATCGACGCGCCGACGCTCGTCGCCGCCGGGAAGTCGGACCGACTCTTTCCCGAACCGCGGATTCGGGAACTCAAAGACGGCGTCGCGGACGCGACGCTCGCGCTGTTCTCCGGGGCGGGACACAACCTCGCGACGAGCGAGCCACGAACGCTGAACGGCGTTATTAGACGCTATTTCGACGGATTCCGCGGCGACGGGCTGTATCCGTAA
- a CDS encoding MBL fold metallo-hydrolase, which translates to MTIKHDGLDVSWLGYATVRIESPDGFVVYFDPGRYGVLDDYYARDGDLILVTHNHHYDSDAIEQVADADATVVAFEGVDAATIDRDVVPVEDLPYETVRVGEEDHLTVGEVDVWSLPAFNDPDGPHLRDGDVVHPQGFGCGFHISIADRTVFWPGDSDVLEGHKHLEVSLFLANIGGSVVMDRHEAADLAETLDPDLVLPIHYNTIPLLETDPDAFVVDVANRGIPVVLDDPDQV; encoded by the coding sequence ATGACCATCAAACACGACGGCCTCGACGTGTCGTGGCTCGGCTACGCGACCGTCAGAATCGAGTCGCCCGACGGCTTCGTCGTCTACTTCGACCCCGGACGCTACGGCGTCCTCGACGACTACTACGCCCGCGACGGCGACCTGATTTTAGTCACGCACAACCACCACTACGACTCCGACGCCATCGAACAGGTCGCCGACGCCGACGCGACCGTCGTCGCCTTCGAAGGTGTCGACGCCGCGACCATCGACCGAGACGTGGTGCCGGTCGAAGACCTCCCCTACGAGACGGTCCGCGTCGGCGAGGAGGACCACCTCACCGTCGGCGAGGTCGACGTGTGGTCGCTCCCGGCGTTCAACGACCCCGACGGGCCACATCTCCGCGACGGCGACGTGGTCCACCCGCAGGGCTTCGGCTGCGGCTTCCACATCTCGATTGCCGACCGGACCGTCTTCTGGCCCGGCGACTCCGACGTGCTCGAAGGCCACAAACACCTCGAAGTCTCGCTGTTTCTCGCCAACATCGGCGGTTCGGTCGTGATGGACCGCCACGAGGCCGCCGACCTCGCGGAGACGCTCGACCCCGACCTCGTGCTCCCGATTCACTACAACACCATTCCGCTTCTCGAAACCGACCCGGACGCCTTCGTCGTGGACGTGGCGAACCGCGGTATCCCGGTCGTCCTCGACGACCCGGACCAAGTCTGA